A DNA window from Thiothrix subterranea contains the following coding sequences:
- a CDS encoding sensor histidine kinase yields MRWFAAIPPPKASPANALLLGLVFICLVEALTLYLHLQLPWTGVQLAVKAQQVIGLVSPDSPVAGQLANASALQAIETPTARIELQPLLLIEPLSIPTYAELNQYIALQAQLAQAFTGDMPVNLVTTEQQRITLSIKPHTMLVQIPAFFWWFALTNIAGLLVGVVVWTYKPHTLESTCLLLACLSYYCAGSIFRLLISREFYLPPAWLRVMIPAEALAMNVFLGSLLTILCYYPRQIAAKWGMLAIAGIMLLLTLNYYFQWVAMPFHIYITPITPFIVIGTWLFYKQWQRTRGNPVDRTTVWVLQFSTLLPAWLIMLLYGFPLMFGVQPFISEVTTRALLVATFTGWAVGILRFRLFEIEYWWFRSLLWLVGGSVVLILDLVLAATFQASAAYALGGSVILAGFVYFPLRQWLFEKIMPDERQSLQAFLPVFSQSMADATSKEGFEQRWQAALQQRFRPLHLERLAEQSSAVMLADNGLHLTVPSLGNHHAYRLSGKQMAARLFNKADRQQTESLLTIARMASVASETRQQTVLAERQRIMGDLHDSVGAQLMTLMHKLPNPEHKQAARLALTTLRDTIRLSQKTSPLRLVDQVADWRVEIAERAEAAGVELVWQQGELNGFTLSAKQVLELSQVLREAVSNALRHALPEVLEIGISVKAQRLHVCIMNDGRASLPATWRAGTGMSTMQKRVHGLGGHIQFRLTALPKAKMQVLLNVPLYATNLGR; encoded by the coding sequence ATGCGCTGGTTCGCGGCTATTCCCCCGCCCAAGGCGTCGCCCGCGAATGCTTTGTTGTTGGGTTTGGTATTTATTTGTTTGGTTGAAGCGCTGACGTTGTACCTGCACCTGCAATTGCCCTGGACAGGCGTACAACTTGCTGTCAAAGCGCAACAGGTGATTGGATTGGTTTCGCCGGATTCACCTGTTGCGGGTCAGTTAGCCAATGCCAGCGCTTTGCAAGCCATTGAAACCCCGACGGCGCGTATTGAATTGCAACCCCTGCTGCTAATAGAACCGCTGTCTATTCCAACTTATGCTGAACTCAACCAATACATTGCCCTGCAAGCGCAGTTAGCACAGGCATTCACTGGCGATATGCCGGTCAATCTCGTTACGACAGAACAACAACGTATCACCTTATCCATTAAACCCCACACGATGCTTGTGCAGATACCCGCTTTCTTTTGGTGGTTTGCGCTTACCAATATCGCTGGATTATTAGTTGGTGTGGTGGTGTGGACGTATAAGCCGCATACCTTGGAATCCACGTGTTTGTTGTTGGCTTGCCTGAGTTATTACTGTGCCGGTAGCATTTTCCGTTTGCTGATTAGCCGTGAGTTTTACCTGCCCCCTGCTTGGCTTAGGGTCATGATACCGGCAGAGGCATTAGCCATGAATGTGTTTCTGGGGAGTTTATTGACCATTTTGTGCTATTACCCACGGCAAATAGCCGCCAAGTGGGGAATGTTGGCAATCGCTGGCATCATGTTGCTGTTGACGCTTAACTATTATTTTCAATGGGTTGCGATGCCTTTTCATATTTACATCACACCCATAACGCCATTTATCGTAATTGGTACTTGGCTGTTTTACAAGCAATGGCAACGGACACGCGGAAACCCGGTTGACCGCACCACGGTATGGGTTTTGCAATTCTCGACGTTACTACCGGCGTGGTTGATTATGCTGTTGTACGGATTTCCGCTAATGTTTGGGGTGCAACCTTTCATCTCAGAAGTGACGACCCGTGCATTACTGGTCGCTACGTTTACGGGTTGGGCTGTCGGTATTTTGCGGTTTCGATTGTTTGAAATTGAGTATTGGTGGTTTCGGTCTTTGCTGTGGTTGGTGGGTGGCAGTGTGGTGCTGATATTGGATTTGGTATTAGCAGCGACGTTTCAGGCTTCAGCCGCTTATGCGTTGGGCGGGTCAGTGATCTTAGCGGGTTTTGTGTACTTTCCGTTGCGGCAGTGGTTATTTGAAAAAATCATGCCGGATGAGCGGCAATCCTTACAGGCATTTTTACCGGTGTTTAGCCAAAGCATGGCAGATGCCACGTCTAAAGAAGGCTTTGAGCAACGTTGGCAGGCGGCATTGCAACAACGCTTTCGCCCCTTGCATCTGGAACGTTTGGCGGAACAAAGCAGCGCGGTGATGTTGGCGGATAATGGTTTGCACCTAACCGTACCGAGCCTTGGCAATCACCATGCTTATCGGCTGAGTGGCAAACAGATGGCGGCGCGTTTGTTCAATAAAGCCGATAGGCAGCAAACCGAATCGCTGCTGACGATTGCTCGCATGGCGAGTGTTGCCAGTGAAACTCGCCAACAAACGGTACTGGCGGAACGGCAGCGCATTATGGGTGATTTGCATGACAGCGTGGGAGCGCAATTGATGACACTGATGCACAAATTGCCAAACCCGGAACACAAGCAGGCGGCGCGGCTGGCATTGACGACGTTGCGGGATACGATTCGTTTGTCGCAAAAAACCAGCCCGCTGCGCTTGGTCGATCAGGTGGCGGATTGGCGGGTGGAGATTGCGGAAAGGGCTGAGGCGGCGGGGGTGGAATTGGTGTGGCAGCAGGGGGAGTTGAATGGGTTTACGTTGAGTGCCAAGCAGGTGTTGGAATTGTCGCAGGTTCTGCGCGAGGCAGTGAGTAATGCGTTGCGCCATGCGTTGCCGGAGGTGTTGGAGATTGGGATTTCGGTTAAAGCGCAGCGTTTGCATGTTTGCATTATGAACGATGGGCGGGCGTCCCTGCCCGCAACGTGGCGGGCGGGGACGGGGATGAGTACCATGCAAAAGCGGGTACATGGGTTAGGTGGGCATATTCAGTTTCGGCTGACGGCGTTGCCGAAGGCGAAAATGCAGGTGTTATTGAATGTGCCGCTGTACGCTACCAACCTCGGCAGGTGA
- a CDS encoding vanadium-dependent haloperoxidase: MNLLIEWNNLVLDAIRALGKLPVESKERNRGGPPQIARSLGIIYTIIYDSWSAYDPVANPSIGNPIRCPEPQCTLANKRKAISQAAYRGIIDQFPPSAFSPVCEVKCNSFKDEYQFRLEALLRKEGIMLGDTNTNSDNPVGIANIMADRILQSRHNDFANQDNLYDDTSGYQSVNKPMSVILPATMDAIDFPDRWQSLTYLNIHNVAVSPKFITPHWGGVVPFSLENGQQFRPAPPQLVLSQGFLDQARHVMDIQVKLTPEQKVIAEYWADGPNSELPPGHWTEFAAFVLERDYGGEADADYSIDNSVKLLFLVANAVFDASIATWDAKVAFDYVRPITAIRYLFGGRKILGWAGAGKGIQEIQGETWKPFQVASFPTPPFAEFTSGHSGFSMAAATVLKKFTGSDRFGFFYAQNSPLKADPSEAVTDVVLSWPTFTSAAREAGESRLFGGIHFYEGNVVGLDLGEKVGTQVFNKAYKLWSGS, from the coding sequence ATGAATTTGTTGATTGAATGGAACAATCTAGTATTAGATGCGATTCGTGCGTTAGGTAAACTACCCGTAGAGTCTAAAGAACGTAATCGCGGTGGTCCTCCTCAAATTGCAAGATCATTAGGTATTATTTACACCATTATTTATGACTCTTGGTCTGCCTATGATCCTGTAGCAAACCCAAGTATTGGTAATCCTATACGATGTCCTGAGCCACAATGTACATTGGCAAATAAACGTAAAGCTATTTCTCAAGCAGCATATCGCGGAATAATAGATCAGTTTCCTCCTTCTGCATTTTCACCAGTATGTGAGGTTAAGTGCAATTCCTTTAAAGATGAATATCAATTTCGCTTAGAAGCTCTGCTAAGAAAAGAAGGCATTATGCTAGGTGATACCAATACAAACTCTGATAATCCAGTTGGTATTGCTAATATTATGGCTGATCGTATTCTACAAAGTCGACATAATGACTTTGCAAATCAGGACAATCTTTATGATGACACATCAGGTTATCAATCAGTTAACAAACCAATGTCTGTTATTTTGCCTGCTACGATGGATGCGATCGACTTTCCTGATAGATGGCAGTCTTTAACCTATTTGAATATTCATAATGTTGCGGTTTCACCTAAATTCATTACTCCACATTGGGGCGGTGTTGTGCCATTTTCACTAGAGAATGGACAGCAATTTAGACCAGCACCTCCTCAACTTGTTTTATCTCAGGGTTTTCTGGATCAAGCTCGTCACGTTATGGATATACAAGTAAAACTAACACCAGAACAGAAAGTGATTGCCGAATATTGGGCTGATGGTCCTAACTCTGAATTACCACCGGGGCATTGGACTGAGTTCGCTGCTTTTGTCCTAGAGCGTGATTATGGTGGCGAAGCCGATGCTGATTATTCTATTGATAATAGTGTGAAGTTACTGTTTTTAGTGGCAAATGCAGTATTTGATGCAAGTATTGCGACTTGGGATGCAAAGGTGGCTTTTGATTATGTTCGACCCATTACCGCTATCCGCTACTTATTTGGTGGTAGAAAAATATTAGGTTGGGCAGGAGCAGGAAAAGGAATACAAGAAATTCAGGGTGAAACGTGGAAGCCTTTCCAAGTGGCTTCATTTCCCACTCCACCATTTGCAGAGTTTACATCGGGACATAGCGGTTTTTCCATGGCTGCTGCTACAGTATTGAAAAAATTTACGGGAAGTGATCGATTTGGCTTTTTCTATGCACAAAACTCTCCGTTAAAAGCAGATCCGAGTGAAGCAGTAACTGATGTAGTTTTATCTTGGCCGACATTTACTAGTGCGGCAAGAGAGGCTGGGGAGTCGCGTTTATTTGGAGGCATCCATTTCTATGAAGGTAATGTGGTTGGGTTAGATTTGGGTGAAAAAGTCGGTACGCAAGTTTTTAATAAAGCTTACAAGCTTTGGTCTGGTAGCTGA
- a CDS encoding penicillin-binding protein 1A: MRFIYKFFQLVLGAFFALLTLGALGLFALYSHYAPQLPDAAELRKIDIQVPLRIYARDGALLAEYGEHRSRPVKLDDVPKNLQQAFLDIEDARFYEHQGVDIKGVLRALRSVISTGSASQGASTITMQLARNSFLDSGKNFERKLKETLLAIKMEQTLDKPQILELYLNKIYLGNRAYGIASAAEIYYGKTLAELTLAQSAMIAGLPKAPSRYNPLANAERAMIRRNYILKRMLELGHISPDDYQIAINEPNTAQRHKTEIDADAPYLAEMVRADIVKRFGEANAYTQGYHVYTTLDSATQKEAAESLRKSLSAYDQRHGYRGAEDKLSLSELKNEDEMRDKLSSYPTFGDLHPALVLQAGASSAELLVGETRVTLNLDAVKWARAFKSEDRRGSSPKRVSDVLSPGEIVRLRQTDKEKNTWVLSQVPTVGGALVSLDPTDGAVRAVMGGFDFQHSKFNRATQAMRQPGSSFKPIVYAAALSKGFTPASVVNDAPLDIPGSNWKPENFGGRYIGPTTLREALAKSRNLVSIRLLRSIGINYTIDFAHEFGFPKENLPPNLTLALGTAMTTPMEMATAYAVFANGGYKVDSYFITKIEDRNHQVLFKETSPRICAGETDVCVVEKKVTDNTDLPAKDYEGKDGKTAVPVKAADDKPIWETAAVERPKVGEEGVYPAAKRILNNRAHYQIVSMMQDVTQSGTAARAGRSLNRKDIAGKTGTTNDQKDAWFCGFTPSVVTVAWVGFDDMAKLGEGETATNVALPMWIDFMHRVLKGEPSKEWEKPVDIKEADLDLGIENDKPQRRTERAERSNAGFQYKSERDIAPRQAAQNGGAPRAPAPQRTPERVEIPEQLF, translated from the coding sequence ATGCGGTTCATCTATAAATTCTTCCAGCTTGTTTTAGGCGCTTTTTTCGCGCTCCTCACTTTAGGGGCGTTGGGATTGTTTGCGCTTTATTCCCACTATGCCCCCCAGTTACCTGATGCGGCAGAGTTACGTAAAATCGACATTCAAGTGCCGCTGCGTATCTATGCCCGCGATGGCGCATTGTTGGCTGAATACGGCGAACACCGCAGTCGCCCGGTGAAATTGGATGATGTGCCTAAAAATCTGCAACAGGCATTTTTAGACATTGAAGATGCTCGCTTTTATGAACACCAAGGGGTTGATATAAAAGGGGTGTTGCGGGCATTGCGCAGTGTGATTTCCACGGGTTCTGCCAGCCAAGGTGCCAGCACCATTACCATGCAGTTGGCGCGAAATTCCTTCCTGGATTCCGGTAAAAATTTCGAGCGTAAGCTTAAAGAAACCCTATTAGCCATTAAAATGGAACAGACGCTGGATAAGCCCCAGATTCTGGAACTCTACCTTAATAAAATTTATTTGGGCAATCGCGCGTATGGCATTGCGTCCGCTGCGGAAATTTACTACGGCAAAACCTTGGCGGAACTGACCTTGGCGCAGAGTGCGATGATTGCCGGATTGCCCAAAGCGCCGTCGCGTTATAACCCGCTGGCTAACGCTGAACGCGCCATGATCCGCCGCAACTACATTCTCAAGCGCATGTTGGAACTTGGTCATATTTCCCCCGATGACTACCAAATCGCCATCAACGAACCCAATACCGCGCAACGCCATAAAACCGAGATTGATGCGGATGCACCGTACCTTGCCGAAATGGTGCGTGCAGATATTGTAAAGCGTTTTGGTGAAGCCAATGCTTACACCCAAGGTTATCATGTGTACACCACCTTGGATTCCGCTACTCAAAAAGAAGCCGCCGAATCGTTACGCAAATCCTTGTCCGCCTATGACCAGCGGCACGGTTATCGCGGTGCTGAAGACAAATTGTCTTTGAGTGAATTGAAAAATGAGGATGAGATGCGCGACAAGCTCTCGTCTTACCCCACGTTTGGCGATTTGCACCCCGCCTTAGTACTGCAAGCCGGAGCCAGCAGCGCTGAATTATTGGTGGGTGAAACCCGTGTAACGTTGAATTTGGATGCGGTGAAGTGGGCGCGGGCGTTTAAAAGCGAAGACCGCCGTGGCTCTTCCCCTAAGCGGGTGAGCGATGTTTTGAGTCCGGGTGAGATTGTGCGCTTACGCCAAACCGATAAAGAAAAAAATACTTGGGTGCTTTCGCAAGTGCCGACTGTTGGTGGGGCTTTGGTCTCACTGGATCCGACTGACGGTGCGGTGCGTGCGGTGATGGGGGGCTTTGATTTCCAGCATTCCAAATTCAATCGGGCGACGCAAGCCATGCGCCAGCCGGGTTCTAGCTTTAAGCCAATTGTGTATGCGGCGGCTTTGTCGAAAGGCTTTACCCCTGCCAGTGTGGTGAATGATGCACCGCTTGATATTCCGGGGAGTAATTGGAAACCTGAAAACTTCGGCGGCAGATACATTGGCCCTACCACGTTACGCGAAGCGTTAGCAAAATCACGCAATCTGGTTTCTATTCGTTTATTGCGGAGCATTGGGATTAATTACACCATTGATTTTGCGCACGAATTCGGTTTCCCCAAGGAAAATTTGCCCCCCAATTTGACGCTGGCTTTAGGCACTGCCATGACCACGCCGATGGAAATGGCAACGGCTTACGCGGTGTTTGCGAACGGCGGTTACAAAGTCGACAGTTACTTTATTACCAAAATTGAAGACCGCAACCATCAGGTATTGTTTAAAGAGACTTCACCCAGAATTTGCGCCGGTGAAACGGATGTGTGTGTGGTCGAGAAAAAAGTCACAGACAACACTGATCTGCCCGCAAAGGATTATGAAGGCAAGGATGGCAAGACCGCTGTGCCTGTTAAAGCGGCTGATGACAAACCCATTTGGGAAACAGCGGCTGTTGAACGCCCCAAAGTAGGCGAAGAGGGGGTTTATCCGGCGGCTAAACGCATTTTGAATAACAGAGCGCATTACCAGATTGTGAGCATGATGCAGGATGTTACTCAGTCAGGAACGGCAGCGCGTGCCGGACGCAGTTTGAACCGTAAAGACATTGCGGGTAAAACCGGCACCACCAATGATCAAAAAGATGCATGGTTTTGCGGATTCACGCCCAGCGTTGTGACGGTCGCTTGGGTCGGTTTTGACGACATGGCGAAGTTAGGCGAGGGCGAAACGGCGACCAATGTAGCATTGCCAATGTGGATTGATTTCATGCACCGTGTTTTGAAGGGTGAACCGTCGAAAGAATGGGAAAAGCCGGTGGATATTAAAGAAGCGGATTTGGATTTGGGCATTGAGAACGATAAACCGCAGCGGCGTACAGAGCGTGCTGAGCGTTCAAATGCTGGCTTTCAGTATAAAAGTGAGCGTGATATTGCCCCGCGTCAAGCTGCCCAAAACGGGGGAGCGCCGCGTGCACCTGCCCCGCAACGTACACCGGAACGGGTGGAAATTCCTGAGCAACTGTTCTAA
- a CDS encoding pilus assembly protein PilM — MFSIYPRKESLLGLDISSSAIKLVEMTRKGRDYRIESYAVAPLPEGVANEKDIVEPEPVGEAIRKALRDSRSKLKHCALAIPTSMAISKIIPMPASIPQAELEAQMSMEAEQHIPYPMNEVNYDFEILGPSANSPETVDVLLAATRSENVEVRVAAAEMAGLTVDIVDTETHALEKVLRHLTNELEQHDSLAIVDFGATMTGISVFERSRLTFSREQAFGGRQLTEEIMHRYGLTWQEAGLAKKEGNLPENYVSEVLEPFKDNMVRQLHRFLQFYYASSQKDSVAQILICGGCARIPGVDEQIQSTIGIPVRVINPFTRVALGPRVSPVRFTNDMQALLIAAGLSLRGLE; from the coding sequence GTGTTTTCAATATATCCTCGTAAAGAAAGCTTACTCGGTCTGGACATCAGCTCTTCCGCCATAAAACTGGTGGAAATGACCCGTAAGGGACGCGACTACCGGATTGAAAGTTATGCCGTTGCCCCCCTACCGGAGGGCGTTGCCAATGAAAAAGACATCGTAGAGCCGGAACCCGTGGGCGAAGCCATCCGCAAAGCCTTGCGTGATAGCCGCTCTAAACTGAAGCATTGCGCCTTGGCGATTCCGACGTCGATGGCCATTAGCAAAATTATTCCCATGCCCGCTTCGATCCCCCAAGCAGAGCTGGAAGCGCAAATGTCGATGGAGGCCGAGCAACACATCCCCTACCCCATGAACGAGGTCAATTACGACTTTGAAATTCTGGGGCCGTCCGCCAATTCGCCGGAAACCGTGGATGTATTACTGGCGGCTACACGTTCCGAAAATGTCGAAGTCCGGGTAGCCGCTGCTGAAATGGCCGGTTTAACCGTGGATATTGTCGATACCGAAACCCACGCGCTGGAAAAAGTCCTACGCCACCTGACCAACGAATTGGAACAACACGATTCACTGGCGATCGTCGACTTTGGCGCAACCATGACCGGCATTAGCGTGTTCGAGCGTAGTCGCCTCACGTTTTCCCGCGAACAAGCGTTCGGCGGGCGTCAACTCACCGAAGAAATCATGCACCGCTACGGGCTGACTTGGCAGGAAGCAGGCTTAGCCAAAAAAGAAGGCAATTTACCGGAAAACTACGTGTCCGAAGTGCTGGAACCGTTTAAAGACAATATGGTGCGCCAATTGCATCGTTTTCTTCAGTTTTATTACGCCTCCAGCCAGAAAGACAGCGTGGCACAAATCCTGATTTGTGGCGGTTGCGCCCGTATCCCCGGTGTGGACGAACAAATTCAATCCACCATCGGCATTCCGGTCAGGGTCATTAACCCCTTCACACGGGTAGCATTAGGGCCGCGCGTCAGCCCGGTACGTTTCACCAATGATATGCAAGCCTTGCTGATTGCAGCAGGTCTATCACTGCGAGGATTGGAATAA
- a CDS encoding PilN domain-containing protein, translating into MAGLNLLPWREKAREENKKQFFALVGGSVLLAAAAVFGAHQYMQYAIEHQEQRNQYLSTQIAELDKQIKEIEQLDATRQALLDRMQVIEDLQSTRPAIVHLFDEMVNALPKGMYLLHLKQDGTKVELEGKAESYARVSSYMNRLDASPWLSSSNLNIISTKKEGDNGELVLRDFKLDVTQLLRQTQDEANAAPSKPKTGTPPAAKKPNKKQEGG; encoded by the coding sequence ATGGCTGGCCTAAACCTCCTGCCTTGGCGGGAAAAAGCACGCGAGGAAAACAAAAAGCAATTCTTCGCCCTCGTGGGCGGCAGTGTCCTATTAGCGGCGGCCGCAGTGTTTGGTGCGCACCAATACATGCAATACGCCATCGAACACCAAGAGCAGCGCAACCAATATTTAAGCACGCAAATTGCCGAGTTGGATAAGCAAATCAAAGAAATTGAGCAACTGGATGCCACGCGCCAAGCATTACTGGATCGGATGCAAGTCATCGAAGATTTGCAAAGTACCCGCCCCGCTATCGTGCATTTGTTTGATGAAATGGTGAACGCCCTGCCCAAAGGCATGTACCTGCTGCACTTGAAACAAGATGGCACCAAAGTGGAACTCGAAGGCAAGGCCGAATCCTACGCACGGGTTTCCAGTTACATGAACCGGCTGGATGCTTCGCCTTGGTTGAGTTCATCCAACTTGAACATTATTTCCACTAAAAAAGAAGGCGATAACGGGGAATTGGTGCTCAGGGACTTCAAATTGGATGTGACCCAATTGCTGCGTCAAACGCAAGATGAGGCTAACGCGGCGCCAAGCAAACCCAAAACCGGCACACCTCCCGCTGCCAAAAAACCGAACAAAAAACAGGAGGGCGGTTGA
- a CDS encoding type IV pilus inner membrane component PilO, which translates to MKLHELNNLADDPGSVSWSIKALALGVIMIVILVLGYQLVIVDELEALANVESKEQQLRTDLETKQKRASQLPQYQAQMEEMQRSFSVLLRQLPSDTEIPGLILDISEKGLSNGLELELFEPQNEVQMEFYAEKPIKIIAKGSYRELATFVSDISGLSRIVTINNIDLKPEEQSGRLRLEATLKTYRYLEDGAEGDTPAKPNNKVASSTKGNKG; encoded by the coding sequence ATGAAGCTGCACGAACTCAATAATCTGGCTGATGATCCCGGTAGCGTCTCTTGGTCAATCAAGGCGCTGGCGCTAGGGGTCATCATGATCGTTATTTTAGTGCTGGGCTACCAACTCGTGATTGTGGATGAGCTGGAGGCACTCGCCAATGTCGAATCCAAAGAGCAACAATTGCGTACCGACTTGGAAACCAAACAAAAACGCGCCAGCCAATTGCCACAATACCAAGCCCAAATGGAAGAAATGCAGCGCTCTTTCAGCGTCTTGTTGCGTCAGTTGCCTAGCGATACCGAGATACCTGGCTTGATTCTGGATATTTCCGAAAAAGGCTTATCCAATGGCTTGGAATTGGAACTCTTTGAACCACAAAATGAAGTGCAGATGGAGTTTTACGCGGAAAAACCCATCAAAATTATTGCCAAAGGTTCATACCGCGAACTGGCGACCTTCGTCAGTGATATTTCCGGGTTGTCACGCATTGTGACCATCAACAATATCGACCTAAAACCCGAAGAGCAAAGTGGACGCTTGCGTTTAGAAGCGACGTTAAAAACCTATCGTTATTTAGAAGACGGTGCCGAGGGTGATACGCCTGCTAAACCCAATAATAAAGTTGCCAGCAGCACCAAGGGGAATAAAGGATGA
- a CDS encoding pilus assembly protein PilP yields MSDLEQYVQSVKAKPAAPIDPIPEIKPYVRFIYPGHELNPFDSKILAPDTVADPGSAIMPDANRVPEFLEGFPLDSLRMVGTLNQNGALWALIRIPDGAIHRAHAGNYLGKNHGKINKVEETKVMVQEIVENGFGGFKERENAIALSDLKDVKK; encoded by the coding sequence ATGAGTGATTTAGAACAATACGTGCAAAGTGTTAAGGCGAAACCAGCCGCGCCAATTGACCCGATTCCCGAAATAAAACCTTATGTACGGTTTATTTACCCTGGACACGAATTAAATCCGTTTGATTCCAAGATTCTTGCACCCGATACCGTGGCAGACCCCGGTAGCGCCATTATGCCCGACGCGAATCGTGTCCCTGAATTTTTGGAAGGTTTTCCGTTGGACAGCCTGCGCATGGTTGGCACGCTCAACCAAAATGGCGCATTGTGGGCGCTTATCCGCATCCCGGATGGTGCTATTCACCGCGCTCACGCAGGCAATTACCTCGGTAAAAATCACGGCAAAATCAATAAAGTTGAAGAAACCAAAGTGATGGTTCAGGAAATTGTCGAAAACGGTTTTGGTGGTTTTAAAGAACGGGAAAATGCCATCGCCCTCTCTGACCTTAAAGATGTAAAAAAATAA